The following proteins are co-located in the Palaemon carinicauda isolate YSFRI2023 chromosome 30, ASM3689809v2, whole genome shotgun sequence genome:
- the LOC137623012 gene encoding pro-resilin-like isoform X2 yields the protein MHSKVILVVLGLAALAAADSFERYSYSPPRPRVRYSSGSSESYESSEAQYNFNWAVNHAPSRNDFGHQEARDGDDTQGSYFVQLPDGRLQKVAFHVDGDDGYIAEVTYQGEARFPDSDESFESRESGRYAAPRRSYYN from the exons GTTATTTTGGTTGTGTTGGGCTTGGCTGCTCTTGCTGCTGCAGACAGCTTCGAAAGATATTCCTATTCTCCACCCAGGCCAAGAGTAAGA TACTCATCTGGGTCTTCTGAGTCCTACGAGTCCAGTGAGGCTCAATACAACTTCAACTGGGCTGTTAACCACGCCCCCTCCCGCAACGACTTCggacaccaggaagcccgtgacggcgacgacactcagggatcctacttcgtccagctccccgacggtcgcctgcagaaggtaGCCTTCCACGTCGACGGCGACGATGGATACATCGCCGAAGTGACTTACCAGGGAGAGGCTCGCTTCCCCGATTCCGACGAATCCTTCGAGTCCCGCGAGTCTGGCAGGTATGCTGCCCCAAGGAGGTCTTACTACAACTAA
- the LOC137623012 gene encoding pro-resilin-like isoform X4, with translation MHSKVILVVLGLAALAAADSFERYSYSPPRPRYSSGSSESYESSEAQYNFNWAVNHAPSRNDFGHQEARDGDDTQGSYFVQLPDGRLQKVAFHVDGDDGYIAEVTYQGEARFPDSDESFESRESGRYAAPRRSYYN, from the exons GTTATTTTGGTTGTGTTGGGCTTGGCTGCTCTTGCTGCTGCAGACAGCTTCGAAAGATATTCCTATTCTCCACCCAGGCCAAGA TACTCATCTGGGTCTTCTGAGTCCTACGAGTCCAGTGAGGCTCAATACAACTTCAACTGGGCTGTTAACCACGCCCCCTCCCGCAACGACTTCggacaccaggaagcccgtgacggcgacgacactcagggatcctacttcgtccagctccccgacggtcgcctgcagaaggtaGCCTTCCACGTCGACGGCGACGATGGATACATCGCCGAAGTGACTTACCAGGGAGAGGCTCGCTTCCCCGATTCCGACGAATCCTTCGAGTCCCGCGAGTCTGGCAGGTATGCTGCCCCAAGGAGGTCTTACTACAACTAA